The following proteins are co-located in the Gordonia polyisoprenivorans genome:
- a CDS encoding TrmH family RNA methyltransferase, which yields MAGVRVRRADELRRSRRSRSHSCWGHLILAPLWAQHGANLGTLLRTCDAVGACMAVPPHDWVGPALRRGNTVPGRSCIHRTGNPVRWLERERDAGAHLIGVELAEGATRLADLPIARRRTVVVLGHERTGIPESVLDVLDDVVEIPMVGRGASLNVAVSGSLVAYKLAGLV from the coding sequence ATGGCCGGCGTTCGCGTCCGCAGGGCGGACGAACTCCGACGTTCCCGACGATCCCGCTCCCATTCCTGTTGGGGCCACCTGATTCTGGCGCCTCTGTGGGCCCAGCACGGCGCCAACCTGGGCACCCTGCTGCGCACCTGTGATGCGGTGGGCGCCTGTATGGCGGTGCCACCGCACGACTGGGTGGGTCCGGCCCTGCGACGGGGCAACACCGTTCCGGGCCGCTCATGTATCCATCGCACCGGCAACCCGGTCCGGTGGCTCGAGCGTGAGCGAGATGCCGGCGCTCACCTCATCGGCGTCGAATTGGCCGAGGGCGCAACGCGTCTGGCAGATCTACCGATCGCACGGCGACGCACCGTGGTGGTGCTCGGGCACGAACGTACGGGTATCCCCGAGTCCGTCCTCGATGTGCTCGACGACGTCGTCGAGATACCGATGGTGGGACGCGGGGCGAGCCTGAACGTCGCGGTGTCCGGGTCGCTCGTCGCCTACAAGCTCGCGGGATTGGTGTGA
- a CDS encoding ABC transporter substrate-binding protein, translated as MQGGGKDRVVRGSGDGVRSRSSRRGVVASALLVCVATVVLGACSDDQPLLTTPDGKTISTSTTRIAEVNVVSADRDYSRTCLAPTTASDPRTDPARIVVTDPALLDDLCALGIGAKVTAVTAAPGTIPAYLGPQLTSVPAIGTTPDPSAVRTAAPDIVLTTPATAGSAQAFAGTKTATITDGTWQEHFQAVADALGRTADGTRLLQEFTDEATRTGRRMDAAHNQVSLVRFTKDSEIIAGTGTFAGQILTMIGVQRPAPQRGTDSFTVTDKNFTDADADLIYVSFDGDGGLDHGKQVLLSDRWLDMGAPTWKRVLSVNDEIWYSGTGLAAAWLVLNDVKDSLNGNS; from the coding sequence GTGCAGGGTGGCGGTAAGGACCGGGTCGTACGCGGATCCGGCGACGGTGTTCGGAGTCGGTCGAGCAGGCGTGGCGTGGTCGCCTCGGCATTGCTGGTGTGCGTCGCAACCGTGGTGCTCGGTGCCTGCTCCGACGATCAGCCGCTGCTGACCACCCCCGACGGCAAGACCATCTCCACCTCGACCACGCGTATCGCCGAGGTCAACGTCGTCTCCGCCGACCGCGACTACTCGCGCACCTGCCTGGCGCCGACCACCGCGTCCGACCCGCGCACCGACCCCGCGCGCATCGTCGTCACCGACCCGGCGCTGCTCGATGATCTCTGCGCCCTCGGCATCGGTGCCAAGGTGACCGCCGTGACCGCTGCCCCCGGCACGATCCCCGCCTACCTCGGACCACAACTGACCTCCGTTCCGGCGATCGGGACCACCCCCGATCCATCGGCGGTGCGCACCGCCGCTCCCGACATCGTGCTCACCACGCCGGCGACCGCCGGATCGGCGCAGGCCTTCGCCGGTACCAAGACCGCGACGATCACCGACGGCACCTGGCAGGAACACTTCCAGGCGGTGGCCGATGCCCTCGGCCGCACCGCCGACGGCACCCGCCTGCTGCAGGAGTTCACCGACGAGGCCACCAGGACCGGCCGACGCATGGACGCCGCCCACAACCAGGTGTCGCTCGTCCGGTTCACCAAGGACTCCGAGATCATCGCCGGCACCGGCACTTTCGCCGGTCAGATCCTGACGATGATCGGCGTGCAGCGCCCCGCCCCGCAGCGCGGCACCGACAGCTTCACCGTCACCGACAAGAACTTCACCGACGCCGACGCCGACCTCATCTACGTGTCGTTCGACGGCGACGGCGGCCTCGATCACGGCAAACAGGTTCTGCTCAGTGATCGCTGGCTGGACATGGGCGCGCCCACGTGGAAGCGCGTCCTCTCGGTCAACGACGAGATCTGGTACAGCGGAACAGGTCTGGCTGCGGCGTGGCTCGTACTCAACGACGTGAAGGATTCCTTGAATGGCAATTCCTGA
- a CDS encoding beta-class carbonic anhydrase, which yields MTVTDEYLANNAEYAKTFSGPLPLPPSRHVAVVACMDARLDVYRALGINEGEAHVIRNAGGVVTDDEIRSLAISQRLPGTTEIILIHHTDCGMLTFTDDDFKRDIQNEIGQKPAWAAESFPDVEEDVRQSLARIRNSPFVTKTSSLRGFVFDVATGTLNEVTD from the coding sequence ATGACTGTCACCGACGAGTACCTCGCCAACAACGCCGAGTACGCCAAGACCTTCTCCGGTCCCCTGCCCCTGCCGCCGAGCCGTCACGTCGCGGTCGTCGCCTGCATGGATGCCCGCCTCGACGTGTATCGGGCGCTGGGCATCAACGAGGGTGAGGCGCATGTCATCCGCAATGCCGGAGGCGTGGTCACCGACGACGAGATCCGGTCGTTGGCCATCAGTCAGCGGCTGCCGGGCACCACCGAGATAATCCTGATCCACCACACCGATTGCGGCATGCTCACCTTCACCGACGACGACTTCAAGCGCGACATCCAGAACGAGATCGGTCAGAAGCCGGCGTGGGCCGCCGAGTCCTTCCCCGACGTCGAGGAGGACGTGCGGCAGTCGTTGGCGCGCATCCGCAACAGCCCGTTCGTCACCAAGACCAGTTCGCTGCGCGGATTCGTCTTCGACGTGGCCACCGGCACGCTCAACGAGGTCACCGACTGA
- a CDS encoding DEAD/DEAH box helicase: MASTLATRSGEPSAPGGSAAGLHALWRPGVGLAVWEDATRTGELPDPLRSLLAGKRFRRQIDIIDEAGRRDFVATMTLGTASAVSFLDATRSLPVTGDIAWYRHLVDGVRRFVEAGSVAPTLVDIAGETVFRWAPLPTSAWRAWSAVITGGAPGALADNGGAAALMDFAAEVIDHECRCRIDASASRLGAADPATPLIAALVGDGAVPTAAARPAATSAWAGWGTSAAADEATLVFRLHEPDDPDSPIDDVGPDDDIDRVLTDPDRLRWRLAVCRRSIDGHVAPVLPGRLDATALDEVTTELAAAVRAFPELHQADPDRTSLDYLLSTELAERLFITGAAALADAGFPVLLPRTIAEVRPSLTMRARPVVGGGAPARMVGLREIREFEWRLALGDGPDAITLGEADLDELSRQKGDLVRIRGVWVRAEGARLSRAAAYVKSQRALAGSGAAPDMGELLGLLAGDSETLPVPVGAVRGLDWLDEIAETGALRPQPIPPPELLAASLRPYQQRGLEWLAHLARRGIGGVLADDMGLGKTVQVIALLAHEAHTAAAPTHTPTLIVCPMSVVGNWSAELARFAPSMTIAVHHGPDRAKGAAFAAVHGSAELVLTTFAIATRDRELLAAHPWRHLVVDEAQHVKNVRTAAAKALRAIPADHRIALTGTPVENRLEDLRAVIDLVNPGLLGSASTFRNRFAEPIERDRDPDALARLAALTRPFILRREKTDPSIITDLPEKTEFTVRANLTVEQAALYRAVIDNLMEALQDKQQRALRRRTVLAALTRLKQICNHPAHYLADGTPLVRRGVHRSGKLELLDDIATTLVAEGDQALLFTQFAAFGELLSAWLTELLGTEIPLLHGGLARGDRDRLVDRFQHGDTGTRPPILIATLKAGGTGLNLTAANHVVHVDRWWNPAVEDQATDRAYRIGQRQRVHVRRFVCVGTLEERVDDLIAKKRELSRLTVSAGENWMGDLGNDELFELFRLREDAVSE, translated from the coding sequence ATGGCATCGACCCTCGCGACGCGTTCCGGCGAGCCGTCGGCTCCGGGTGGGTCGGCGGCCGGATTGCATGCGCTGTGGCGCCCGGGTGTGGGACTGGCGGTCTGGGAGGACGCCACGCGCACCGGTGAGCTCCCCGATCCTCTGCGATCACTGTTGGCGGGCAAGCGTTTTCGCCGCCAGATCGACATCATCGACGAGGCCGGCCGCCGCGACTTCGTCGCCACGATGACCCTGGGCACGGCTTCTGCCGTCTCCTTCCTCGATGCCACCCGGTCGCTACCCGTCACCGGCGACATCGCCTGGTATCGGCATCTCGTCGATGGGGTCCGGCGCTTCGTCGAGGCCGGCTCGGTCGCCCCCACCCTGGTCGACATCGCCGGAGAGACGGTGTTCCGCTGGGCACCGCTACCGACCTCGGCGTGGCGTGCATGGAGTGCGGTGATCACCGGTGGCGCGCCGGGCGCGCTCGCCGACAACGGCGGCGCCGCCGCTCTGATGGACTTCGCAGCTGAGGTCATCGATCACGAATGTCGTTGCCGGATAGATGCTTCCGCGTCACGACTGGGTGCGGCCGATCCCGCCACGCCGTTGATCGCCGCGCTCGTGGGTGACGGGGCGGTGCCGACGGCCGCCGCCCGCCCGGCGGCGACGTCGGCGTGGGCGGGCTGGGGCACGAGCGCCGCTGCGGATGAGGCCACCCTGGTCTTCCGGCTGCACGAACCCGACGACCCGGACTCGCCGATCGACGACGTCGGCCCCGACGACGACATCGACCGTGTGCTCACCGATCCCGACCGGTTGCGGTGGCGTCTCGCGGTGTGCCGACGCTCGATCGACGGTCATGTGGCGCCGGTGTTGCCGGGTCGGCTCGACGCCACCGCCCTCGACGAGGTGACCACCGAGCTGGCCGCCGCGGTCCGGGCGTTTCCCGAACTGCACCAAGCGGATCCGGACCGGACGAGTCTGGACTACCTCCTTTCCACCGAGCTCGCCGAACGGCTGTTCATCACCGGCGCCGCCGCGCTGGCCGATGCCGGGTTCCCGGTGTTGTTGCCGCGCACCATCGCCGAGGTTCGGCCGAGTCTGACCATGCGGGCCCGCCCGGTGGTGGGTGGCGGCGCTCCGGCGCGCATGGTCGGGCTGCGGGAGATCCGGGAGTTCGAGTGGCGTCTGGCACTCGGCGACGGCCCGGATGCGATCACGCTGGGCGAAGCCGATCTCGACGAGTTGTCCAGGCAGAAAGGCGATCTCGTCCGCATCCGCGGCGTGTGGGTGCGCGCGGAGGGCGCCCGGTTGAGCCGGGCGGCCGCCTATGTGAAATCCCAGCGCGCGCTGGCCGGATCGGGCGCCGCACCCGACATGGGCGAGTTGCTCGGGCTTCTCGCCGGTGACTCCGAGACCCTGCCGGTTCCGGTGGGCGCGGTGCGCGGATTGGACTGGCTCGACGAGATCGCCGAGACCGGAGCCCTGCGCCCACAACCGATCCCGCCGCCCGAACTGTTGGCGGCCTCGCTGCGCCCGTATCAGCAGCGCGGCCTGGAGTGGTTGGCGCATCTGGCGCGCCGCGGGATCGGTGGCGTCCTCGCCGACGACATGGGGCTGGGCAAGACGGTGCAGGTGATCGCGTTGCTCGCCCACGAAGCACACACCGCGGCCGCCCCCACCCACACCCCCACGCTGATCGTCTGCCCGATGTCGGTGGTGGGCAACTGGTCTGCCGAACTGGCCCGGTTCGCGCCGAGCATGACGATCGCGGTCCATCACGGTCCCGATCGCGCGAAGGGCGCCGCGTTCGCGGCGGTCCACGGCAGCGCCGAGCTGGTGCTGACGACATTCGCGATCGCCACCCGGGACCGCGAGTTGCTGGCGGCGCACCCCTGGCGGCATCTCGTCGTCGATGAGGCCCAGCACGTCAAGAACGTGAGAACCGCAGCGGCCAAAGCACTCCGGGCGATTCCGGCCGATCACCGGATCGCACTGACCGGAACCCCCGTCGAGAATCGGCTGGAGGACTTACGCGCGGTGATCGACCTGGTCAATCCCGGTCTGCTGGGGTCGGCATCGACCTTCCGCAATCGCTTCGCCGAGCCGATCGAACGCGACCGCGATCCCGACGCGCTCGCCCGCCTGGCCGCACTGACCCGCCCATTCATCCTCCGGCGCGAGAAGACCGACCCGTCGATCATCACCGACCTGCCGGAGAAGACCGAGTTCACCGTGCGCGCCAACCTCACCGTCGAGCAGGCTGCGCTGTATCGCGCGGTCATCGACAACCTGATGGAGGCACTGCAGGACAAACAGCAGCGCGCGTTGCGCCGGCGAACGGTGTTGGCGGCGTTGACGCGCCTCAAGCAGATCTGCAATCACCCCGCGCACTATCTGGCCGACGGCACACCACTGGTCCGGCGGGGCGTCCACCGGTCGGGGAAGCTCGAACTGCTCGACGACATCGCGACGACACTGGTCGCCGAGGGCGATCAGGCCCTGCTGTTCACCCAGTTCGCGGCCTTCGGCGAGTTACTGTCGGCGTGGCTCACCGAGTTGTTGGGAACCGAGATCCCGCTGCTGCACGGAGGCCTGGCACGCGGCGACCGTGACCGGCTCGTCGACCGGTTCCAGCACGGCGACACCGGGACCCGACCGCCGATCCTGATCGCCACCCTCAAGGCCGGCGGCACCGGCCTGAATCTGACGGCCGCCAATCACGTGGTGCACGTGGACCGTTGGTGGAATCCGGCCGTCGAGGACCAGGCGACCGATCGTGCGTACCGGATCGGGCAGCGGCAACGCGTGCACGTGCGACGCTTCGTGTGCGTCGGCACGCTCGAGGAACGCGTCGACGACCTCATCGCGAAGAAGCGCGAACTGTCGCGGTTGACGGTGTCGGCGGGCGAGAACTGGATGGGCGACCTCGGCAACGACGAACTCTTCGAACTGTTTCGGTTGCGCGAGGACGCGGTGAGCGAATGA
- a CDS encoding DUF2252 domain-containing protein: MTTHDAPKTHGEALASGPTVYSGKEHSVGKAARKIVPRRALGDWDPSRRGHDALQTILAQNETRDQRLVPIRHGRMAASPWTYYRGAAAVIAADLGSRPNTGITVQLCGDAHVLNFGLWNTPERTLAFDLRDFDETLPGPFEWDVLRFLASLVVLARDNKVADAAATEAVRAGFRGYRTWMRTYSGWPILDVWAEKFSVDELTGYIATPANGARLDSVIEKRAQKRTSRGASKKLTHLVDGRRLIKEAPPYRVHALADYTDVLNDVIVAYYASVPENVAALLRRFDLVDAVQQVVGVGSVGMRVFLNLAEEHETGDPLFFQIKQAAPSVYEKVVAPSAYDHHGQRVVNGQRLIQSASDMFLGWTTIGDWEFYVRQFRDGKVIPDGPTVSRALTQFAAACGHVLARAHARSGDARAIADYLGTSDKVEESVVRFAHAYADQTARDHAQLAAAVADGSIPSAPGWP, encoded by the coding sequence ATGACCACCCACGATGCCCCGAAGACCCACGGTGAGGCGCTCGCCTCCGGCCCCACCGTCTATTCCGGCAAGGAACACTCGGTGGGCAAGGCCGCGCGCAAGATCGTGCCACGACGAGCCCTCGGTGACTGGGACCCGTCCCGGCGCGGCCACGATGCCCTGCAGACGATCCTCGCGCAGAACGAGACGCGCGATCAGCGGCTCGTGCCCATCCGCCATGGGCGGATGGCGGCGTCGCCGTGGACCTACTATCGGGGCGCCGCCGCGGTGATTGCGGCCGACCTCGGTTCCCGGCCGAACACCGGGATCACCGTCCAGCTCTGCGGCGACGCGCACGTCCTGAACTTCGGGTTGTGGAACACCCCGGAGCGGACGCTGGCCTTCGATCTGCGCGACTTCGACGAGACCCTGCCCGGCCCGTTCGAATGGGATGTGCTGCGCTTCCTGGCGAGCCTGGTGGTGTTGGCGCGGGACAACAAGGTCGCCGACGCGGCCGCCACCGAGGCGGTGCGCGCCGGATTCCGCGGCTACCGGACGTGGATGCGTACCTACTCGGGCTGGCCGATCCTCGATGTGTGGGCCGAGAAGTTCTCGGTCGACGAGCTCACCGGCTACATCGCCACCCCGGCGAACGGGGCGCGCCTGGACAGCGTGATCGAGAAGCGGGCGCAGAAGCGGACCAGCCGGGGAGCCTCGAAGAAACTCACCCACCTCGTCGACGGGCGCCGGTTGATCAAGGAGGCGCCGCCCTATCGCGTGCACGCGTTGGCCGACTACACCGACGTCCTCAACGACGTGATCGTCGCGTATTACGCGTCGGTGCCGGAGAACGTCGCGGCGCTGCTGCGCCGCTTCGACCTCGTCGACGCCGTGCAGCAGGTCGTCGGGGTCGGCAGTGTCGGGATGCGGGTGTTCCTGAATCTCGCCGAGGAGCACGAGACCGGCGACCCGTTGTTCTTCCAGATCAAACAGGCCGCGCCGTCGGTGTACGAGAAGGTGGTCGCGCCCAGCGCCTACGACCATCACGGCCAGCGGGTCGTCAACGGTCAGCGCCTCATCCAGAGCGCCTCGGACATGTTCCTGGGCTGGACGACGATCGGCGACTGGGAGTTCTACGTCCGGCAGTTCCGCGACGGCAAGGTCATTCCGGACGGCCCGACCGTGTCGCGCGCGCTCACACAGTTCGCCGCCGCGTGCGGGCACGTACTCGCGCGGGCGCATGCGCGCAGCGGAGACGCCCGCGCGATCGCCGATTACCTGGGCACCTCCGACAAGGTCGAGGAATCGGTGGTGCGGTTCGCGCACGCCTACGCCGACCAGACCGCGCGTGATCACGCACAACTGGCCGCCGCGGTCGCCGACGGGTCGATCCCGTCGGCGCCGGGCTGGCCCTGA
- the serB gene encoding phosphoserine phosphatase SerB yields the protein MKATLLITVTGPDKPGVTSVLMGALAGQQVSLFDVEQVVIHDRLTLGVLVACDTDPEQVQDVVEQAMSSVGMDVHVEVGGQSGGHQPSTHAVVLLGSPVTARAFSAVAAELAGQGGNIDSIRGVADYPLTGLELMVSVGGRDDVAADAALRKGLAGVATRHGIDIAVERGGLARRAKRLIVFDVDSTLIQGEVIEMLAAHAGREAEVAAVTEAAMRGELDFAQSLHQRVAALAGLDASVLDDVAASLELTPGARTTIRTLHRLGYHCGVVSGGFRQVIDGLAHELELDFVRANTLEVVDGTLTGRVVGEIVDRPGKARALRSFADQVGVPMEQTIAVGDGANDIDMLSVAGLGIAFNAKPALREVADAALSHPFLDAVLFILGVTRDEIEAADAADGVLRRVPLE from the coding sequence GTGAAGGCGACCCTCCTGATCACCGTCACCGGACCCGATAAACCCGGTGTCACCTCGGTGCTCATGGGTGCACTTGCCGGACAACAGGTTTCCCTGTTCGACGTCGAACAGGTCGTCATCCATGACCGCCTGACGCTCGGGGTGCTCGTCGCCTGCGACACCGACCCCGAGCAGGTGCAGGACGTCGTCGAGCAGGCGATGAGTTCGGTCGGGATGGACGTCCACGTCGAGGTCGGTGGGCAGTCCGGTGGTCATCAGCCCTCGACACACGCCGTGGTGTTGCTCGGCAGTCCGGTGACCGCACGCGCCTTTTCCGCGGTGGCGGCCGAACTCGCCGGGCAGGGCGGCAACATCGACTCGATCCGCGGGGTGGCCGACTATCCGCTCACCGGGCTGGAATTGATGGTCAGTGTGGGCGGACGCGACGACGTCGCGGCCGACGCCGCGCTGCGCAAGGGCCTCGCGGGGGTGGCCACCCGCCACGGCATCGACATCGCGGTCGAACGCGGGGGGCTCGCGCGACGGGCCAAGCGGCTCATCGTCTTCGATGTGGATTCGACCCTCATCCAGGGCGAGGTCATCGAGATGCTCGCCGCCCACGCCGGCCGGGAGGCCGAGGTCGCGGCGGTGACCGAGGCGGCGATGCGCGGTGAACTGGATTTCGCGCAGTCCCTGCATCAGCGGGTCGCGGCGCTCGCCGGTCTCGACGCGAGCGTGCTCGACGACGTCGCCGCGTCGCTCGAGCTGACGCCGGGGGCCCGCACCACGATTCGCACGCTCCACCGCCTGGGCTATCACTGCGGTGTGGTGTCCGGCGGGTTCCGGCAGGTCATCGACGGCCTCGCCCACGAGCTGGAACTCGACTTCGTGCGGGCCAACACCCTCGAGGTCGTCGACGGAACACTCACCGGCCGGGTCGTCGGCGAGATCGTCGACCGGCCGGGCAAGGCCCGGGCGTTGCGGTCATTCGCCGATCAGGTCGGGGTGCCGATGGAACAGACCATCGCCGTGGGCGACGGCGCCAACGACATCGACATGCTGTCGGTGGCCGGTCTCGGTATCGCGTTCAACGCCAAGCCCGCACTCCGTGAGGTCGCCGACGCCGCGCTCAGTCACCCGTTCCTCGACGCGGTGCTGTTCATCCTTGGCGTCACCCGCGACGAGATCGAGGCCGCCGACGCCGCCGACGGGGTGCTGCGCCGGGTTCCGCTGGAATGA
- the ctaD gene encoding aa3-type cytochrome oxidase subunit I, which yields MTAVDQPTTQVAPVRPYPERHQPKGSFIYKLITTTDHKLIGMMYIVACFAFFLIGGLMALLMRAELAHPGMQFLSTEQFNQLFTMHGTVMLLMYATPIVIGFANFVLPLQIGAPDVAFPRLNAFGFWLFVFGSTVAIGGFITPGGAADFGWTAYTPLTDAIHSPGVGADLWIMGLGVSGLGTILGGVNMVTTVVCLRAPGMTMFRMPIFTWNILVTTILILLIFPLLTAALLGLEVDRQFGAHLYDPANGGVILWQHLFWFFGHPEVYVIALPFFGIVSEIFPVFSRKPLFGYSGLVYATLAIAALSVAVWAHHMYVTGAVLLPFFSFMTFLIAVPTGVKFFNWIGTMWKGHMTFETPMLFSVGFIVTFLFGGLTGVLLASPPLDFHLSDSYFVVAHFHYVLFGTIVFATYAGIYFWFPKMTGRMLDERLGKWHFWLTFIGFHTTFLVQHWLGNEGMPRRYADYLPSDGFTTLNEISTAGAFILGLSTLPFLWNVFKSYRYGEVVTVDDPWGFGNSLEWATSCPPPRHNFTELPRIRSERPAFELHYPHMIDRMRAEAHVGPGHGHDSESAEHARRDPLTVGDHESSAD from the coding sequence GTGACCGCGGTAGACCAGCCCACCACGCAAGTGGCACCAGTACGTCCGTACCCGGAGCGCCATCAGCCCAAGGGTTCGTTCATCTACAAGCTGATCACCACGACCGATCACAAGTTGATCGGCATGATGTACATCGTCGCCTGTTTCGCGTTCTTCCTCATCGGCGGTCTGATGGCCCTGCTGATGCGTGCGGAGTTGGCGCATCCGGGTATGCAGTTCTTGTCGACCGAGCAGTTCAACCAGCTGTTCACCATGCACGGCACGGTGATGCTGCTGATGTATGCGACCCCGATCGTCATCGGGTTCGCCAACTTCGTGCTGCCGCTGCAGATCGGTGCCCCCGACGTCGCCTTCCCGCGGCTCAACGCCTTCGGCTTCTGGCTGTTCGTGTTCGGTTCGACGGTCGCCATCGGTGGCTTCATCACCCCGGGCGGTGCGGCCGACTTCGGCTGGACCGCCTACACACCGCTCACCGACGCGATCCACTCGCCCGGCGTCGGCGCCGACCTGTGGATCATGGGCCTCGGCGTCTCCGGTCTGGGCACCATCCTCGGTGGCGTCAACATGGTGACCACCGTCGTGTGTCTGCGCGCCCCCGGTATGACGATGTTCCGGATGCCGATCTTCACCTGGAACATCCTGGTCACCACCATCCTGATCCTGCTGATCTTCCCGCTGCTGACCGCGGCCCTGCTCGGCCTCGAGGTCGACCGTCAGTTCGGCGCCCATCTCTACGACCCGGCCAACGGTGGTGTGATCCTCTGGCAGCACCTGTTCTGGTTCTTCGGTCACCCCGAGGTGTACGTCATCGCGCTGCCGTTCTTCGGCATCGTGTCGGAGATCTTCCCGGTATTCTCCCGCAAGCCGCTGTTCGGCTACTCGGGCCTGGTGTACGCGACGCTGGCCATCGCCGCGCTGTCGGTGGCGGTGTGGGCTCACCACATGTACGTCACCGGCGCGGTCCTGCTGCCGTTCTTCTCCTTCATGACCTTCCTGATCGCGGTACCGACCGGTGTGAAGTTCTTCAACTGGATAGGCACCATGTGGAAGGGCCACATGACGTTCGAGACGCCGATGCTCTTCTCCGTCGGCTTCATCGTGACCTTCCTCTTCGGTGGTCTGACCGGTGTGCTGCTCGCCAGCCCGCCGCTGGACTTCCACCTCTCCGACAGCTACTTCGTCGTCGCGCACTTCCACTACGTGCTCTTCGGCACCATCGTGTTCGCGACCTACGCCGGCATCTACTTCTGGTTCCCCAAGATGACCGGACGCATGCTCGACGAGCGCCTGGGCAAGTGGCACTTCTGGCTGACCTTCATCGGGTTCCACACCACCTTCCTGGTGCAGCACTGGCTGGGTAACGAGGGCATGCCGCGTCGCTACGCCGACTACCTGCCCTCGGACGGCTTCACCACCCTCAACGAGATCTCCACGGCCGGCGCGTTCATCCTCGGACTGTCGACGCTGCCGTTCCTGTGGAACGTCTTCAAGAGCTACCGCTACGGCGAGGTCGTGACCGTCGACGATCCGTGGGGCTTCGGTAACTCCCTCGAATGGGCGACGAGCTGCCCGCCGCCGCGACACAACTTCACCGAGCTGCCCCGCATCCGTTCGGAGCGTCCGGCGTTCGAGCTGCACTATCCGCACATGATCGACCGGATGCGTGCCGAGGCGCACGTCGGCCCGGGTCACGGGCATGACAGCGAAAGCGCCGAACATGCCCGGCGTGACCCGCTCACCGTCGGCGACCACGAGTCCTCCGCCGACTGA
- a CDS encoding isocitrate lyase/PEP mutase family protein encodes MAIPDGTGSAGTTPDPAALARTLLDLHVPGSPVVLPTVWDAWSATLAADAGFAALTVGSHPVADSIGRADHEGMTFDELLTRVRQITAAVDLPVSVDVESGYGRSPAELIDGLLDAGAVGLNIEDTVHAEGGRLRAAHEHADLVGALRAAADAAGVGVVINARTDLFLRADGAETDRVARAIERLVLCAQAGASSLYPVGRHTDAVHRELTSSLPLPVNAIAVPAEDSLTHLAELGVGRISFGPFWQADLAARSKDLLARWQ; translated from the coding sequence ATGGCAATTCCTGACGGGACCGGTTCGGCGGGCACAACCCCGGACCCGGCGGCCCTCGCCCGCACACTGCTCGATCTGCACGTGCCCGGCAGCCCGGTCGTGCTGCCCACCGTCTGGGATGCGTGGTCGGCGACCCTGGCCGCCGACGCCGGGTTCGCGGCGCTGACCGTCGGCTCCCATCCGGTTGCCGACTCGATCGGTCGCGCCGACCACGAGGGCATGACCTTCGACGAACTGCTGACCCGCGTCCGCCAGATCACCGCAGCGGTGGACCTTCCGGTGTCGGTGGACGTGGAGTCGGGGTACGGCCGGTCTCCGGCCGAACTGATCGACGGGCTGCTCGACGCCGGAGCGGTGGGTCTGAACATCGAGGACACCGTGCACGCCGAAGGCGGACGCCTCCGCGCGGCACACGAGCATGCCGATCTGGTGGGCGCGTTGCGCGCGGCCGCCGACGCCGCCGGTGTCGGGGTGGTCATCAACGCACGCACCGACCTGTTCCTGCGTGCCGACGGCGCCGAGACCGACCGCGTGGCTCGCGCGATCGAACGACTGGTCCTCTGCGCGCAGGCCGGGGCGAGCAGCCTCTACCCCGTCGGCCGTCACACCGACGCGGTGCACCGCGAGCTGACCTCGTCGTTGCCGTTGCCGGTCAACGCGATCGCCGTGCCTGCCGAGGATTCGCTCACGCACCTGGCCGAGCTCGGCGTCGGACGGATCAGCTTCGGGCCGTTCTGGCAGGCCGATCTGGCCGCACGTTCGAAGGATCTGCTGGCCCGCTGGCAATGA